One Panicum virgatum strain AP13 chromosome 3N, P.virgatum_v5, whole genome shotgun sequence DNA segment encodes these proteins:
- the LOC120663915 gene encoding 60S ribosomal protein L39-like, with the protein MPSHKTFRIKKKLAKKQRQNRPIPYWIRMRTDNTIRYNAKRRHWRRTKLGF; encoded by the exons atg CCGTCCCACAAGACCTTCCGGATCAAGAAGAAGCTGGCCAAGAAGCAGCGCCAGAACCGCCCCATCCCCTACTGGATCCGCATGCGCACTGACAACACCATCAG GTACAACGCGAAGCGCAGGCACTGGCGCCGCACCAAGCTCGGATTCTGA
- the LOC120667477 gene encoding oleoyl-acyl carrier protein thioesterase 1, chloroplastic-like: MLGETGAYEPASGRFQWHAVACGLVFRATVAFCSRTLASENQLRLGSLLEDGLSYKESFIVRCYEVGINKTATVETIANLLQEVGCNHAQSVGFSTDGFATTTTMRKLGLIWVTNRMHIEIYKYPAWGDVVEIETWCQEDGRIGTRRDWILKDLANGEVIGRATSKWVMMNQNTRRLQRVSDDVRDEVFIHCPKTPSYKNCKQATVVPRGK, from the exons ATGCTTGGGGAAACTGGGGCTTACGAGCCAGCCTCTGGACGCTTCCAA TGGCATGCTGTAGCATGTGGATTAGTATTCAGAGCAACTGTTGCCTTTTGCTCTCGAACCCTAGCTAGTGAAAATCAGCTGCGGCTGGGGAGCCTCCTGGAGGACGGGCTCTCGTACAAGGAGAGCTTCATCGTGCGCTGCTACGAGGTGGGCATCAACAAGACGGCCACCGTCGAGACCATCGCCAACCTCCTCCAG GAGGTAGGATGTAACCATGCCCAAAGCGTTGGGTTCTCCACTGATGGTTTTGCCACGACCACTACAATGAGAAAACTCGGACTTATTTGGGTGACGAACCGAATGCACATTGAGATCTACAAGTACCCTGCTTG GGGTGATGTTGTTGAGATTGAAACATGGTGCCAAGAAGATGGAAGAATCGGTACTCGTCGTGATTGGATCCTCAAGGACCTGGCTAATGGTGAAGTTATTGGCAGAGCTACTAG CAAGTGGGTCATGATGAACCAAAATACACGGAGACTTCAGCGAGTTAGTGATGATGTGAGGGATGAGGTGTTTATACACTGTCCAAAGACTCCAAG TTATAAGAATTGCAAACAAGCTACGGTTGTTCCCAGAGGAAAATAA
- the LOC120667478 gene encoding zinc finger protein 11-like: MDSGSKMESSKAASSGDGAMTTSPEPESAAAAAGGGGEEEAAVSPPAPAAAASPRPYYECVFCKRGFTTAQALGGHMNIHRRDRAKPPTRDSPTGITSVSHNVECYNKYRHLVSPPPYPPAQSTPIPVGAGSSFAMYYVSSGTAAAGARLDAEGGSPSSVSPRELSLFGEANRDQDLHLGLGHQGHIGGGSRTPDEGGPERQQYSGEPERELDLELRLGRRPRH; this comes from the coding sequence ATGGATAGCGGCAGCAAGATGGAATCCAGCAAGGCTGCGTCGTCAGGCGACGGGGCCATGACGACATCGCCTGAGccggagtcggcggcggcggcagcaggcggGGGTGGAGAGGAAGAGGCGGCCGTGTCGCCACCAgcgccagctgctgctgctagccCGAGGCCGTACTACGAGTGCGTCTTCTGCAAGCGCGGGTTCACCACGGCGCAGGCGCTCGGCGGCCACATGAACATCCACCGCCGCGACCGCGCGAAGCCGCCGACCCGCGACTCGCCCACCGGCATAACGTCCGTGTCCCACAACGTCGAGTGCTACAACAAGTACCGCCACTtggtgtcgccgccgccgtatcCTCCGGCACAGTCGACTCCGATTCCGGTCGGTGCCGGCAGCAGCTTCGCTATGTACTACGTGAGCTCCGGtaccgcggcggccggagctagGCTTGACGCGGAGGGTGGGAGCCCTAGCAGCGTCAGCCCCAGGGAGCTTAGCCTGTTCGGTGAGGCCAATCGTGATCAAGACTTGCACCTGGGCCTCGGCCACCAGGGGCACATCGGCGGCGGATCGCGCACGCCGGACGAGGGTGGGCCGGAGCGGCAGCAGTACTCCGGCGAGCCGGAAAGGGAGCTGGACTTGGAGCTCAGGCTTGGGCGTCGTCCCAGGCATTGA